The genomic stretch GTCCTTTTAGTCTCAAAAGAGGCACCTGAAAAAGCCACTGTCTCCAGCAGCACTGCTGGTGCAGAGGGTCCTGAGGTCATGGAGAGGTGCCCCGAGATTGAAAAAGTCGACAAGCGTCCTGAAGAGAAGGATGCGGTGTCCGGGACAGAAGATAGCATAAGTCCTGAAGCGGGCCAGGCTGTGATCAAAGAGGATGGGGGCTCGCAGATAAAGGATGTTACTCCATCTGCTGGGAACATGGATGGAGATAAATCTTCATTCCACAGCAGCCCCACTCAGATCCAGCTTGACCACAGTATTCTTCCTAGCCCTCTGCCTGCTCCTCTACACAGCCCAATGGTATCCCCAAACACCAGCACCAATAATGTCCAGCCACCCATGGGACCAACCTCTTTTGGTAGCTTATGCACTCCACCAGCTCCCTCACCGCATGTAAACAGCTCACACATAGATTCCCTCAACAGCCCCCAAACCAGAGAAATGCTGCCACACGCTAATGAGGTGCTGGGTGTGCAGAAAAAGCAGGTGACTACAGTTTTAGAGAAATCAACTGCCCAGCCTGgggatttcaaaataaagctcTCAGATGTGAGGTCAGGAAGCGGCAAAAATGGACCAGGGATCCAGAGCCCCAAAACAGTGATAGTAGGGAAAAAGACTATAACACTAGACAAAGCTTCAGAGATTGATTCTCTGTCTACTGGCTGCAAGGTCTACGCTAACATCGGGGAGAACACCTACGACATAGTCCCCATGAAAGAGGACCCTGGGGAGGGTGACTCCAAAACCAGCAGGGTTAGGAAATCCCACATGTCGTCATCTTTCTCCCCAGATTCATCACCCCAGTCTCCCCGGGGGGTTTCGAGCAAGAAGAAAACAAAGCTCGATCAGGATGACCACTATGAACTGATCATGGACGGGAAGACCTTTTATGTGTGCGTCGTGTGCAAGCGTCCTTATGTTTGTCTGACTAGCCTGCGACGGCACTTCAACACACACTCCTGGGAGAAGAAATACCCCTGCCGTTACTGCGACAAGGTGTTTGCCCTGGCCGAATACAGGACCAAGCATGAGATCTACCACACGGGGGAGAGGAGGTACCAGTGCCTGCTCTGCAATGAGTTCTTCATAAATTACCAGCTGCTCTCCTCTCACTGCAAGCAGGTCCACAACCAGGACCCATCCGGCCGCAAAGAGAAGGATGACACTGAAAACAACCTGTACCGCCTGCTCCCTTGCAAGACCCTGCAGTTCAAGCCCTACTCCTATGTCTCTGAAAGCTCGGCTGGAATTCCTGTCATCAACGAAGAGGGGATAGTCTACCATGTAGAGCCTGGGAAGGGGACCGAGGTACCCCGCCCCCCATCTAGCACCCACACATCCCCTCCTGTTCACCTCCCTCCCAGCCAAAGCAAGGTGCTGAACTGGGACGATATCTTTGTAGAGCCTGGGGCTCAGCCCCCACCTCAACCCCAGCCCCATCCacagcccccagccccagccccacccccaccccagccccagccCAGGCCACAGACCCATGTGAATCCAGCCGAGGCCTCACCAGAGTTTGAGTTTGTTATACCAGAGACTTATTGAGTTTAAGGAGCTCGACTTGCTAAGAATTGTGCCTTTGAAGCAGGGATTCCCATTGTCTTGTGTTCTAGGGTCCAGGACAAGAGTTCCGTACTTAAGTgtttagctgttgtttttcaAACTAGTTGTGTGTAGAAAGCTTCAGTATGCTTCAGCACAAGCGTGGCGGGTCTTGAAATAGCTaggttttttattttgttgttctcTCGTttcgtttttgttttgtttttgagcCAGATGGTTTTGTATTGCCTCATATTGTTGTTCGACAGTTCTCACTTATCTTTTAAATGGCAGAGATTGTTATATTCTGGATAGACAGCACTATGGCGTTCGTCGACATTGTCACTGTCAGCACTTACTGTTGTTTCCACGAAGCACACAGAGGAACGTTTAGCTCGAGTCGCTCAAGCCCGAGTTTTGAACTGTACTCGCCTGTTTTCAGTCaaacaatatttttatatttgaaaaGGAAACGGTTATACATTTGGGATTTTTGGGCGGGGGTAAGAAGGGGTGGAAAAAAGGACAAAGGACTAGCAGTTCCACCAAAGACATGGTGTCAGGTGAATGATCATCATAATACTGATCATGACTGAATGATGGTCTAGGCTCGTATTAACATGAAAAATCACACCAGCACCAGAAttggcagctgccagtttcCTCTGTTCTGCCTCCTTTAATCTATACTTATTGTATGGAGCATAAACAGTATTTGGAATGATTATGACTAAGATTCCAACCATGGGAAAGTAGGCCACTGGCACTATACTGTTCTTAGGTGCTTTTTATCAGAGAATGATATGCTAAGCTAAGAGTTTAGGAAGCTTCAACTGAAATGCAGGATACAAGGAAGcggaagtgatttttttttttgtgcgcTAAGCGACATGGTGTCCCGATGGTGATGGAATCGAAAAAACACAGGTTGTTATTGTGTTCTGTTGTATGTATTAATGAAACTGCTATACATCTCCGGAAAAATGTTGTCCAGTCTAGTCCAGATAGTGATAAGTAATTCAGGCGGTTGATGCTTGTGAAAGCATCAggtgaaacttttttttaaagataacTGCTTCCCATagcacttttttttgtttgttttttttacctgaAATGCATTCAGACAGATTCCCAGACGCGAGTGTAAGCAGCACAAGGCTTCTTCCAAACGACAGTGGCCTCAGAGGTGCTGTGGTGTTTGTTTTGGGCCGATAATTCTccattttcactttttaaatGCACATGTTCAGTTAAACCTCCCCTTTTTTTGTAACCGGCCAAAATCAGTCGGCTTTTTAGGCACGAACGGATAAAgtgatatttaaataaattttaaattaataaaatgaaaagataaaTCCAAAGCCCAAGACTTTAAAAGGATCTGAGGCCTGTGTGTGGTATGTGTGAggtttttctcttttaaaaAAGTTTATATGCCGGCCATGTTTTAGTATTATCGGAAATAAAGATGCTCGTTCTATATTCCGAGCAGGATTCTCACGCCGCTGTACCTTGGCTGAGGAAGCAAGCACTTGGGAGATTGCAGCACATGAAGTGCATTTCCTTTGAAGGAACTTTTTCTGTCTATTCAGAATGTTGCTATTGTCTCGTGCAAGAAAATGCCACCAGAGTTGTAATTTtcatgaacattttttttaaacttctaATCGTGTCTTGTCAGTATGTAGCTGCTCTGTGTTGGCCAGTAGAGATCATTTTTATCTACAGAAGTAGTCTTTGCTGTCCCTGTTTATCAGAAAATAAAAGCAGTTTAAGCTTTTATTGTTTCGGAAACAAATTAACAACTGTGTATTGTGTAAATAACTGTACTAAAGaccttttttcattttaacattcattttctttgtgtttctcAAAGTTATTTATTAGCTCTTAGTGCTATACAAAACTTAAATAAAGTTTATGGAGCTGATGTGAGCCTTTTATCTCTGTAATTTTGAGGTGGTGGGGCTGAACCCCCCCGGCCACTGTTTGCTGAACAGGGGCTCTGAACTTACATGCTTCTGCTACATGTGTCACTGAACAGGGGCTCTGAACTTACATGCTTCTGCTGTGTATCCTTTAGTATTTTCCCGCTCTTCAGAAAAGAGAATAGCTTGCACATACTGAAACGATTAAGAATGGCCTTGAAAGAATTTGAGCAAAACAGCGAATCACGCAGAGAGGAAACTACACAGTTTAAACTTCCAAAAGAAGCTCATTTCATATACAGAACACCAGTATCATCCTGATATGACATTTTATGGTTCTGAACTGATATCAAATCCTGCACACAGGGGCTCATTAACATATCTCAGTTTATTAATCAAGAATTATACATGCCAGGTGATCTCTTacctaaaatgtatttttttttctaaaaagtgttgcctttttttttttttaaactttttgaATGCATCTTATTTCTACAGTTTGATTTGCCACTGAAACTCAGTGGTGCAGTTCATCAATTAAATGTCCTAACGTCTAGGAAGCTGCAGTGGTGGAGTAGGTGAGTAATGATCAGATGATGCCGATGGCTTGTGACATTGGTCTTTTTAGAGGCGATACGATGTGGCACAAAGGCTGCCCTTCAGGTCAGCAATCGCTTGTATGCAAAGGAAGGGTTAGAATGACCTTAAAGGATCCCCTCTGTTGGTCCGTGGGAATAAGGTTTTGCGATGCTGTAAGATGCCAAATTCAGCCACGCATATCGGTTGGTCACC from Paramormyrops kingsleyae isolate MSU_618 chromosome 10, PKINGS_0.4, whole genome shotgun sequence encodes the following:
- the zbtb33 gene encoding transcriptional regulator Kaiso yields the protein MTSLKLITVTDIQYSGSLLKSIDDQRNAGLFCDVTIIVQDRKFRAHKNILSASSSYFHQLFSVAGQVIELNFVKAEIFEEILNYIYSSKLCRIRSDRLQEVIQAGQTLGVQFIANLGVPLSQVRGLPGLSKVPDWGDALGSGENAQTKNDVHCPEAGSLCMPIITETFSLSAEEFKQTDGSVDKEGNSTNDDVLLVSKEAPEKATVSSSTAGAEGPEVMERCPEIEKVDKRPEEKDAVSGTEDSISPEAGQAVIKEDGGSQIKDVTPSAGNMDGDKSSFHSSPTQIQLDHSILPSPLPAPLHSPMVSPNTSTNNVQPPMGPTSFGSLCTPPAPSPHVNSSHIDSLNSPQTREMLPHANEVLGVQKKQVTTVLEKSTAQPGDFKIKLSDVRSGSGKNGPGIQSPKTVIVGKKTITLDKASEIDSLSTGCKVYANIGENTYDIVPMKEDPGEGDSKTSRVRKSHMSSSFSPDSSPQSPRGVSSKKKTKLDQDDHYELIMDGKTFYVCVVCKRPYVCLTSLRRHFNTHSWEKKYPCRYCDKVFALAEYRTKHEIYHTGERRYQCLLCNEFFINYQLLSSHCKQVHNQDPSGRKEKDDTENNLYRLLPCKTLQFKPYSYVSESSAGIPVINEEGIVYHVEPGKGTEVPRPPSSTHTSPPVHLPPSQSKVLNWDDIFVEPGAQPPPQPQPHPQPPAPAPPPPQPQPRPQTHVNPAEASPEFEFVIPETY